GCTCCATTATATAAAAACTTTAGGCATAAATGTCCACAAATGATTTGATTGTAGGTTTGATACTGATGGttattatagaaaatttttgtatgtgTACCTAGATATTTAACAAGTTCTTTGGTCGGCTTCAAATTACCAAATGAATCGAAATACTCTACGTCGTTGTTTATCTTTCTATATGCTACCCAATGTGTTCCGCTGTGTGATGATGCATCTAGATTAACTATTGCGCATTCACGTTTTCGAGGACCGTGTCTAGGCAGAGTGTCATTCATGAAAACACCTCGAAAATGTGGGATTTTAAGTGTTTTCGCGTAATGCGCAATCTCTAAGTCGTACAGCGGACGATTGGGTAGCtttattggaagttttttttcagATACAAACCGAATCCGCCTCTTGGTTTCTTACGCAAGTACAGACCTGAGCCGATGTGTTCCATCGCCTTATTATGGCGCATATCCTCTTCCAATTTCTTTTGGGCGTTCTTTGCGTCAACCACAGTCTTCGCCACCCCTGCTGCACCACCGGCTAAAGCCCCCAATGCAGAAAGACCTGCAAATAGGGGTATGAGGGGTaggaaacctccagattttagtggCAACACTCGTGGAAGATCAACTGTTTTTCGTCCACCAAGTTTTTTAATTACCGATTTTGCTATTCGTACAGCTGTCAAAGCAGTATCTCTTAACGATGCTCCTCTCTTCATGGACTTTGCAATTTTAGGTACCACATCCCGATTGAAAGAATAACGTCCCTTTCTTCCACGACGACGAGGACATCCCATTCCCAACTTTCTTTTCGTTTTCATTCCACCGGTTACAAGTAAAGCAGCACTTTTTTCGCCAAAGCTAGCGTCCTTAGACTTGAATCGCTCCCAAGCCCtatcttccaattctttatcggCCTTGTGACGTTCTTCGAGAGATGTATGATGCGAATAAGCGATATCGTGTTGTTTACAAGCTGCGTCTAAAGGATTAATTCCCGGATCTCCGCGTGCAAGacgtttttttagttttgttccaGGTCCACAATACTGATAACCAGGAATATGAAGCTCAACTGGAAGTTTATTAATTAGAGAGTTCAAAAGACCTTCCCCTTTGAACACCAACATTGGACTGATGGTCATGCATTTGGTGACATTGGTAATATATTGTTCATATTTTTACTATGTTTAACACACGATGAGAGTCATTCAACAAGAGCAGACGTTACCAATTGATAATCTAGATATTGTACAGAAAGCAACCAACAGTAAACATGGAAAATTATTACCAAACTCATTCAGAGCCATTATTTGTGGTCCAAGTGGATGTGGAAAAACTAACGCCATGCTATCACTTTTATTTAGTCCAAATGGCGTCAAGTTTAAAAATGTCTATGTTTATTCAAAATCCCTCTTTCAACCGAAATACCAACTATTGCGAGATGCATTAGCGCAAGTCAAAGGTGTAGGGTATTTTCCATTTAaagacaatgaagaaattattgaTCCCAACAAAGCTCAACCAAACTCTGTGTTTTTATTTGACGATGTCGCATGTGATGGCCAACACAAGATTCGTGAGTATTATTCCATGTGCAGACATAAAGATATCGATGCGGCTTACTTATgccaaacatattcaaaaatacctAAGCAGCTAATAAGAGACAATTGTAACATGATTGTGCTGTTCAAGCAAGACGAGATAAATTTGAAACATATATTTGATGAACACGTATCGCCAGACATGTCAtttgatgaatttaaaaaaatgtgttcagaATGTTGGAGAGATA
This genomic window from Diabrotica virgifera virgifera chromosome 1, PGI_DIABVI_V3a contains:
- the LOC126886980 gene encoding uncharacterized protein LOC126886980; translation: MTISPMLVFKGEGLLNSLINKLPVELHIPGYQYCGPGTKLKKRLARGDPGINPLDAACKQHDIAYSHHTSLEERHKADKELEDRAWERFKSKDASFGEKSAALLVTGGMKTKRKLGMGCPRRRGRKGRYSFNRDVVPKIAKSMKRGASLRDTALTAVRIAKSVIKKLGGRKTVDLPRVLPLKSGGFLPLIPLFAGLSALGALAGGAAGVAKTVVDAKNAQKKLEEDMRHNKAMEHIGSGLYLRKKPRGGFGLYLKKNFQ